The following are from one region of the Veillonella nakazawae genome:
- a CDS encoding metallophosphoesterase family protein codes for MQPFRFIHCGDLHLGAPFQYATGISRAVDRAVSEATYVAFDTIIDTAIDEHVHAVVIAGDIYNSEDHNLEAQVRFVRAMYRLAEHRIAVYMVQGNHDPAESWKAQLQMPDNVHVFSSEQVQRFPLIVNNIEIGGVYGISCGHGNESDNYARQYRAFERDEFSLAVMHGTVGSSAGSENHNVTGPCSLTDLAEAAMDYWALGHIHKSQVLSEEPLVVYSGNPQGLHRKEIGAKGCYLVSVSHNGHCEPRFIETSAIRFEEIKIDIAGMKTEAEFLEILRHKKENLRKQYKKNILLSIVLVGTGPLHRLCTQEGVRKLWLQESQSEEKSKSIFVMPYRMICNTRPSINLAERRLLSDVVGDYLRAYDDMVDGNAVQTVRQILAERPEFKRLGVYADLLSDELLLRALKRCEIEGVTVLMGANDEH; via the coding sequence ATGCAGCCATTTCGATTTATACACTGTGGTGACCTGCATTTAGGGGCACCCTTTCAATATGCTACAGGTATTAGCCGCGCCGTTGATCGCGCCGTGAGCGAAGCTACCTATGTAGCTTTTGATACAATTATTGACACTGCTATTGATGAGCATGTTCATGCCGTTGTCATAGCTGGTGATATTTATAATAGCGAAGATCATAATCTAGAGGCACAGGTGCGATTTGTGCGCGCCATGTATCGTTTGGCGGAACATCGCATTGCAGTATATATGGTGCAAGGTAATCATGATCCTGCTGAAAGCTGGAAGGCTCAATTGCAGATGCCGGATAATGTGCATGTATTCTCTAGTGAACAAGTACAACGTTTCCCATTAATTGTTAACAATATAGAAATTGGTGGCGTTTACGGCATTAGCTGTGGCCATGGTAATGAAAGCGACAATTATGCGCGCCAATACCGTGCCTTTGAACGAGATGAGTTTTCTTTGGCTGTCATGCACGGTACGGTAGGTTCTAGTGCAGGCTCTGAAAACCATAATGTGACCGGTCCATGCAGTTTAACTGATCTTGCAGAGGCGGCTATGGATTATTGGGCATTAGGACATATTCACAAATCTCAAGTTCTTAGCGAGGAACCTCTTGTTGTTTATTCCGGTAATCCTCAAGGTTTACACCGCAAGGAAATAGGCGCTAAGGGGTGCTATCTCGTCTCTGTATCTCATAATGGTCATTGTGAACCTCGTTTCATTGAAACAAGTGCAATCCGTTTTGAAGAAATCAAAATTGATATTGCAGGCATGAAAACGGAAGCAGAATTTTTAGAAATTTTACGCCATAAAAAAGAGAATCTCCGTAAGCAATATAAGAAAAATATCTTGCTTTCCATTGTTCTCGTAGGTACTGGTCCGTTGCATCGTTTATGTACACAAGAAGGTGTGCGCAAATTATGGTTGCAAGAGTCCCAAAGTGAAGAGAAAAGCAAGTCTATATTTGTTATGCCTTATCGCATGATCTGTAATACGCGACCTAGCATTAATTTGGCTGAACGTAGATTGTTATCCGATGTAGTAGGGGATTATTTACGCGCCTATGATGATATGGTTGATGGCAATGCGGTACAGACGGTACGTCAAATTTTGGCAGAACGACCTGAGTTTAAACGCTTAGGTGTATATGCCGATTTGTTGAGTGATGAATTATTGCTTCGCGCCTTGAAGCGCTGTGAAATTGAAGGTGTTACTGTATTGATGGGGGCTAACGATGAACATTAA
- a CDS encoding ATP-binding protein: MNIKRIRFDEFGPYHNWSFTTGNHGVQLMYGPNESGKTSLLEGMRTLLFGGTHKAYGPMTGALDVERNGESYYIGRKGKQLDFYSPGNPAIHEEPAQHWWHGIDKKTYNRIFGLTLDDLQGLDVLQEVEVRSRFFGAEGGEHLGSVVKDVEKGATDLLVASSNGKRRINVLMDELKENRQKLSHLAEHETQYVELQKVFHSTEQTEAELQGQLQEWKEYRDGIDMVLRAWDTYRRSEEARMHMQQYNSELALSRDEFLRIDEEIKRARDNMQLWQEKEASLMPANFSPDSPFGTYGQDIEDLIQQGAKWEQLRRECEEGDAYIFKVREQLEFSRSMHSAWRDDEPMADDVNWFEGERLASRLRTAKDQLLHWQDRKPAEASDDLPAANLDGASLPNYSEEDLAKKEHLERELELILMDIDRVTEKRDSYGPDAQPSNLPKWLQRISGVAAVIGVLLVLAGLLVLESVLYTIGGFVLLILSMALFWYATWRRHNGNSDVSKLNYELQILSSRKSDVEHQLEALVKATTPVVSPIPSIEGAAHLDRWVQEGHTLQAIYDEALAAWQNWLPQGAAKSLNEDDFFGLKQEYDQYHEQLRTIEGYEKRLAEHKEGLRVIEDQAMTLWYNLGVEAPVSPTELKRIYNQYKNFQQNKIVWEQKEAQRKSFRNEYDNWHRKEKELLLRQQELLHKAGMESSNEYRQHLIDEDQYKQWQTIYKQSQVQLDLLAPDAENKDLFYRRLREDNKDNWLDELAHSEREIASIEDKLAILYERRGQIVESMRALGSDQEQHQMLQEREALQNELESALEDWATQVLMSHCMDKAQQSYEQEKQPHMLELASSYIERLTGGIYTFDILGINEGVALVSGNGERLELKFWSSGLADQVYLALRLALAKVFSYQVESLPIILDDILVRFDENRQRSALELLAEIGKNQQIWLFTCQRSVFDMAQSVTGIDRHRLSRN, encoded by the coding sequence ATGAACATTAAACGCATACGATTTGATGAATTTGGCCCGTATCACAACTGGTCTTTCACTACGGGAAATCATGGTGTTCAGCTCATGTATGGACCTAATGAAAGTGGCAAAACATCTCTTCTTGAAGGGATGCGCACCCTTTTATTCGGTGGTACGCATAAGGCTTATGGGCCTATGACGGGTGCCCTTGATGTAGAGCGTAATGGTGAAAGCTACTACATTGGTCGTAAGGGTAAACAACTAGACTTTTACAGTCCAGGAAATCCAGCCATTCATGAGGAGCCAGCTCAACACTGGTGGCATGGTATTGATAAAAAAACATATAATCGAATTTTCGGATTGACTCTTGATGATTTACAAGGTCTCGATGTTCTACAAGAGGTAGAGGTTCGGTCTCGCTTCTTCGGTGCTGAAGGGGGCGAGCATTTAGGCTCGGTTGTAAAAGATGTGGAAAAAGGCGCTACTGATCTATTAGTAGCTTCCTCTAATGGTAAACGCCGCATCAACGTGTTGATGGATGAACTTAAAGAAAATCGTCAAAAGTTAAGCCATTTAGCCGAGCATGAAACGCAATATGTAGAACTGCAAAAGGTCTTTCACAGTACTGAGCAGACTGAGGCAGAATTGCAAGGGCAGTTGCAAGAGTGGAAGGAATACCGCGACGGTATAGATATGGTATTGCGCGCGTGGGATACGTATCGCCGTAGCGAAGAAGCGCGTATGCATATGCAACAGTACAATAGCGAGCTTGCCTTGAGTCGTGATGAGTTCCTTCGCATCGATGAGGAAATTAAACGAGCTCGAGACAATATGCAGTTGTGGCAAGAAAAGGAAGCGTCTTTGATGCCAGCCAACTTTAGTCCTGATAGTCCGTTTGGTACGTATGGTCAAGATATTGAAGACCTCATCCAACAAGGGGCTAAATGGGAACAATTGCGCCGGGAGTGTGAAGAAGGGGATGCGTACATCTTCAAGGTGCGAGAACAATTAGAATTCTCTCGATCCATGCATTCTGCATGGCGTGATGATGAACCGATGGCCGATGATGTGAATTGGTTTGAAGGTGAGCGCTTAGCAAGTCGCTTGCGCACTGCTAAAGATCAATTATTACATTGGCAAGATCGCAAGCCTGCTGAGGCCTCTGATGATTTGCCAGCAGCCAATCTCGACGGAGCATCGTTACCAAATTACAGTGAAGAGGATTTGGCGAAAAAAGAGCATCTCGAACGTGAACTAGAGCTTATCTTGATGGATATTGATCGAGTTACAGAAAAACGGGATAGCTATGGTCCTGATGCACAACCGAGTAATTTGCCAAAGTGGTTACAACGCATTAGTGGCGTAGCTGCAGTGATTGGCGTTTTACTCGTATTAGCAGGCTTATTAGTATTAGAGTCTGTACTTTATACGATTGGCGGCTTTGTACTATTAATCCTATCTATGGCATTGTTCTGGTATGCTACATGGAGACGTCATAACGGCAATTCTGATGTATCTAAATTGAATTATGAGTTACAAATCTTGTCATCTCGTAAATCTGATGTAGAACATCAGTTAGAGGCACTTGTGAAAGCCACAACACCTGTGGTGAGTCCAATTCCATCCATAGAGGGCGCAGCGCATCTTGATCGTTGGGTCCAAGAAGGTCATACGTTGCAAGCTATTTATGATGAAGCCCTTGCAGCTTGGCAGAATTGGTTGCCTCAAGGTGCGGCGAAGAGCCTTAACGAAGATGATTTCTTCGGTCTCAAACAAGAGTACGATCAGTACCATGAACAGTTACGTACTATTGAAGGTTATGAAAAGCGCTTAGCAGAGCACAAAGAAGGCTTACGCGTTATCGAAGACCAAGCCATGACCTTGTGGTATAACCTTGGTGTTGAGGCTCCTGTATCTCCTACAGAGTTAAAACGTATTTATAACCAATATAAAAACTTTCAACAAAATAAAATTGTATGGGAACAAAAGGAAGCACAACGTAAAAGCTTCCGCAATGAATACGATAATTGGCACCGCAAAGAAAAAGAATTGCTACTTCGTCAACAAGAGCTATTGCACAAGGCTGGCATGGAAAGCTCTAACGAGTATCGTCAACATCTTATCGATGAAGACCAATACAAGCAATGGCAAACCATTTACAAGCAAAGTCAGGTACAGTTAGATTTATTAGCTCCTGATGCAGAGAATAAAGATTTATTCTATCGTCGCTTGCGTGAAGACAATAAGGATAATTGGCTTGATGAATTGGCGCATTCTGAACGAGAAATAGCATCCATTGAAGACAAGTTGGCAATATTATATGAGCGCCGTGGTCAAATTGTGGAGTCTATGCGTGCCCTAGGTTCTGACCAAGAGCAACACCAAATGCTTCAAGAACGGGAAGCGCTGCAAAATGAATTAGAATCTGCTCTCGAAGACTGGGCTACCCAAGTGTTGATGAGCCACTGCATGGATAAGGCTCAACAGTCCTATGAGCAAGAAAAACAGCCTCATATGTTAGAGCTTGCATCTTCTTATATAGAACGTTTGACTGGCGGTATCTATACCTTTGATATTCTCGGGATCAACGAAGGCGTAGCACTGGTTAGTGGCAATGGAGAACGCTTAGAACTTAAGTTCTGGTCTAGTGGCTTAGCCGACCAAGTATACTTGGCATTGCGCCTAGCATTAGCTAAGGTATTCTCTTACCAAGTTGAATCCTTGCCAATTATCCTAGACGATATTCTTGTGCGCTTTGATGAAAACCGTCAACGTAGTGCATTAGAACTATTAGCAGAAATAGGCAAGAACCAACAAATCTGGTTGTTTACATGCCAACGCTCTGTATTTGATATGGCTCAATCCGTTACAGGCATTGATCGGCATAGATTAAGTCGCAATTAA
- the hemE gene encoding uroporphyrinogen decarboxylase, with product MNTAYLDMIQGKNPGVTPVWYMRQAGRSQAEYRKIKEKYTLFEITKEPELCARVTELPVKEYGVDAAILYKDIMSPMVGMNVNVELKAGVGPVFNTPIRSMADVDTLDTFDPTKVDYIGKTIRLLTSGMLDVPLIGFCGAPFTIASYLIEGGPTKNYNKTRGMLIGAPDVWNALMTKLADMSIEYLSMQAEAGANALQIFDSWVGAVNADQYKQGIYPHMERIIKTVKERYPHLPMAMNGVGTDHLVSIWSHLPLDVIALDWRSSIVMANERGVTQTVQGNLDPAYLFADEKTLAHEVDRILLDGVRYGRHIFNLGHGVFPEADPKKLHWLTDYVHERSRELWAQEG from the coding sequence TTGAATACAGCATATTTAGATATGATCCAAGGTAAGAACCCTGGTGTAACACCTGTGTGGTATATGCGCCAAGCTGGTCGTAGCCAAGCGGAATACCGCAAAATCAAAGAAAAATATACGCTCTTTGAAATTACAAAAGAGCCTGAGTTGTGTGCTCGTGTTACAGAGCTACCTGTAAAAGAATACGGCGTAGATGCAGCCATCCTTTACAAGGATATTATGAGCCCTATGGTAGGGATGAATGTAAACGTAGAGCTCAAGGCGGGTGTGGGCCCTGTGTTTAATACACCAATTCGCTCCATGGCTGATGTAGATACATTAGATACCTTTGACCCTACAAAGGTAGATTATATCGGGAAAACGATTAGGTTATTAACATCCGGTATGCTCGACGTTCCGCTCATTGGATTCTGTGGCGCACCATTTACGATTGCGTCTTACCTCATCGAAGGGGGACCAACAAAGAATTATAATAAGACCCGTGGCATGCTTATAGGTGCACCAGATGTATGGAATGCATTGATGACAAAGTTAGCAGATATGTCCATTGAATATTTGTCTATGCAAGCCGAAGCCGGTGCGAATGCATTACAAATTTTCGACTCTTGGGTTGGTGCAGTGAATGCGGACCAATATAAACAAGGTATTTATCCTCATATGGAACGCATTATTAAGACTGTGAAGGAGCGATACCCTCACTTGCCTATGGCTATGAATGGTGTTGGTACCGATCATCTCGTATCTATTTGGTCTCATTTGCCATTGGATGTAATCGCTCTTGATTGGCGTAGCTCCATCGTTATGGCTAATGAACGAGGCGTAACGCAAACGGTACAAGGTAATCTCGATCCAGCCTACTTATTCGCTGATGAAAAAACATTAGCTCATGAAGTGGACCGTATCTTACTTGATGGTGTTCGTTATGGCCGTCATATCTTTAACTTAGGTCATGGCGTATTCCCAGAGGCGGATCCTAAAAAGCTCCATTGGCTTACAGACTATGTACATGAACGCAGTCGTGAATTATGGGCACAAGAGGGGTAA
- the hemH gene encoding ferrochelatase, whose product MNIEKKGLLFLSYGSPSSKDDLVPYMTSIRHGRVPTDAEVANLTHRYDVIGQWSNVELQTMAERQYNRLLTLLPSIPSAIGYLHMKPSIADAVDTLVKQGVEHIIAIVTAPFFTSLGTGAYEKQVQAAIGDFQDVTFDVIRAWWDQPSFIEYWVKAVSDCINDTKDVFVIFSAHSIPLINSHNADSYALALEESAKEIAQRCDLEQWSVAWQSAAPHGQWLGPTVAEAINQSLRSGAIHIAFVPFGFVSNHVEVLYDNDVECKELVDAGGAVYMRAEMPNCDETFLQAMASAIIERIHS is encoded by the coding sequence GTGAACATCGAGAAAAAAGGATTATTATTCTTATCCTATGGTAGCCCTTCAAGTAAGGATGATCTAGTGCCATATATGACGAGTATTCGTCATGGTCGCGTGCCGACCGATGCTGAAGTTGCAAATCTTACCCATCGTTATGATGTCATTGGTCAGTGGTCCAACGTAGAATTACAAACGATGGCAGAACGTCAATATAATAGACTGCTTACGTTGTTGCCATCCATACCATCGGCCATCGGATATCTTCATATGAAGCCGTCCATTGCTGATGCGGTAGATACATTAGTCAAACAAGGTGTAGAGCATATTATCGCTATCGTAACGGCCCCATTCTTTACGTCTCTTGGTACTGGTGCTTATGAGAAGCAAGTGCAGGCTGCAATTGGTGACTTTCAAGATGTAACCTTTGATGTTATTCGTGCTTGGTGGGATCAACCTTCCTTTATCGAGTATTGGGTGAAAGCAGTTTCAGACTGCATCAATGACACTAAAGATGTATTTGTTATTTTTAGTGCTCATAGCATACCTCTTATTAATAGTCATAATGCAGACTCTTATGCTTTGGCCTTAGAGGAAAGTGCAAAAGAAATCGCTCAACGGTGCGATTTAGAACAGTGGTCTGTAGCTTGGCAGAGCGCAGCCCCTCACGGGCAATGGTTAGGTCCAACCGTAGCGGAAGCAATCAATCAATCTTTGCGTAGTGGTGCGATACATATAGCCTTTGTACCATTTGGCTTTGTAAGCAATCATGTAGAGGTATTGTACGATAATGATGTAGAGTGTAAAGAACTCGTTGATGCTGGCGGCGCTGTATATATGCGTGCAGAAATGCCGAATTGTGATGAAACATTCTTGCAAGCGATGGCGAGTGCAATAATAGAAAGGATTCATTCGTGA
- the hemG gene encoding protoporphyrinogen oxidase, with protein sequence MNVTIVGGGLTGLTAAYYLGRAKPDWTITLYEQAPRFGGKIQTQRVDDFVVELGPDSYLGRKTEMTDLVYDLGLGDTLVSNETGQAFVYDKGSIHPIPGGSIMGIPTEMMPFVKATLISWPGKLRAGLDYFKKPYQLDKNGDVSIGHFFQYHLGQEMMDKLIEPLLAGIYGGDIYKISLLSTFPHFIQVEQKYGNMVKGMMAAKMGHSKAGVTKAAKGAVAEGDVPRAGKGTMTDRQFESHEAKSSQTASTNNSSNSSGHATNTSPHRQTSKVQADMASRKGTAAQSGMFRQLTGGLESVITAIVDAMPSNVHLYTGTLVSNIRYVEGMYAIDVENSGNDACGCQSHSKSIRTASINAENRVEASDSTTDSAIEVLLDKAPAMADHVIIATPPATYTQWFKDDPGFDFLRSMEQSSCAIAIMAFDKATFDGDLKGSGLLITRNTDTPLTACTILNQKWPQTTPDDKIVLRVFIGKPGNDVVEHLNDKELSELAVKEIQRIMNFAAQPEWVRINRLIHCMPQYNVGHRAGITAVREHVAKHYPNLHLIGTPFDGIGIPDGVKQAKELVQSIVDSNKS encoded by the coding sequence GTGAATGTAACAATAGTGGGCGGTGGCTTAACTGGATTGACAGCGGCTTATTATTTAGGCCGTGCAAAGCCGGACTGGACCATCACTCTTTATGAACAAGCACCACGATTTGGTGGGAAAATACAAACACAACGCGTCGATGACTTCGTGGTAGAGCTCGGACCTGATTCTTACTTAGGCCGTAAAACGGAAATGACGGATCTCGTCTATGATCTCGGATTAGGGGACACCCTTGTATCGAATGAAACAGGGCAAGCCTTTGTGTATGACAAAGGTTCTATTCATCCGATTCCAGGGGGCTCTATCATGGGCATCCCTACGGAAATGATGCCTTTTGTGAAAGCAACGCTTATTTCTTGGCCTGGCAAATTGCGAGCTGGTTTAGATTACTTTAAAAAGCCATACCAACTAGATAAAAATGGAGATGTATCTATTGGTCATTTCTTTCAATACCATTTAGGTCAAGAAATGATGGATAAGCTCATCGAGCCTCTATTGGCGGGTATCTATGGCGGCGACATTTATAAAATTAGCTTGTTATCTACATTCCCTCATTTTATTCAAGTAGAACAAAAATATGGGAACATGGTAAAAGGCATGATGGCTGCTAAGATGGGCCACTCTAAAGCGGGGGTTACTAAAGCGGCTAAAGGTGCCGTAGCTGAAGGCGACGTACCGCGTGCTGGTAAAGGGACTATGACAGACCGTCAATTCGAAAGCCATGAAGCAAAGTCTAGTCAAACTGCATCTACGAATAATAGTTCAAACAGTTCTGGCCATGCCACAAATACTAGTCCACACCGACAAACTAGTAAGGTTCAAGCGGATATGGCGAGTCGTAAGGGGACTGCTGCTCAATCTGGTATGTTCCGCCAATTGACAGGCGGCCTTGAAAGCGTTATTACCGCTATCGTTGATGCCATGCCTAGTAATGTGCACTTGTATACAGGTACGCTAGTTTCTAATATTCGATATGTTGAAGGTATGTATGCTATCGATGTGGAGAACTCTGGAAACGATGCTTGTGGCTGTCAGTCTCATTCTAAATCTATTAGAACTGCGTCTATTAATGCTGAGAACAGGGTAGAAGCTAGTGATTCTACTACAGATTCAGCTATAGAGGTACTCCTTGATAAAGCTCCTGCTATGGCGGATCATGTGATTATCGCGACACCGCCTGCCACATATACGCAATGGTTTAAGGATGATCCGGGTTTTGATTTCTTGCGCTCCATGGAACAGTCGAGCTGTGCTATTGCTATTATGGCCTTTGATAAAGCTACCTTTGATGGTGACTTAAAAGGTTCGGGCCTCTTGATTACACGCAACACAGATACACCTCTTACAGCGTGTACTATTCTTAATCAAAAATGGCCTCAAACAACGCCTGACGATAAAATCGTATTGCGCGTCTTTATTGGTAAACCTGGTAATGATGTAGTAGAACATCTCAATGATAAGGAACTTTCAGAGTTAGCAGTAAAAGAAATTCAACGCATTATGAATTTTGCAGCACAACCTGAATGGGTGCGCATCAATCGTCTCATTCACTGCATGCCTCAATATAATGTGGGCCATCGCGCAGGGATCACAGCAGTGCGTGAACATGTGGCAAAACACTATCCAAATTTACATCTCATTGGTACACCATTTGATGGCATCGGTATTCCTGATGGTGTGAAGCAAGCGAAAGAATTAGTACAGTCTATTGTGGATAGTAATAAAAGTTAA
- the hemQ gene encoding hydrogen peroxide-dependent heme synthase translates to MGKAIPTVEGWHSQHMVFAMDFSAWNCFTAEEKAEACNELKAFLADLEAKHQAKEGSYAFYDCNGAKGDLILWILGPSLEYLAQVERKFRRLAIASVLVQTYSYTSVTEVSAYVKAKLDTEEVNQKLYPHVPRDKYICFYNMSKKREGDDNWFMLPPQERGMLMKSHGELGKTYLDVLSEFTTGGCGLDDWEWGITIFSNDDIQFKKIVYDMRFEVASAKYGIFSDFYVGTIIDDALLEEIFG, encoded by the coding sequence ATGGGAAAAGCAATCCCTACAGTAGAAGGTTGGCATAGCCAACACATGGTCTTTGCTATGGATTTCAGTGCATGGAACTGCTTTACAGCTGAAGAAAAAGCAGAAGCATGCAACGAATTAAAAGCATTTTTAGCAGACCTTGAAGCTAAACATCAAGCTAAAGAAGGTAGCTATGCATTCTATGATTGTAATGGTGCAAAAGGGGACTTAATCCTATGGATCCTTGGTCCATCCCTTGAATACTTGGCACAAGTAGAACGCAAATTCCGTCGCCTTGCGATTGCAAGCGTATTAGTTCAAACATATTCCTATACATCTGTAACAGAAGTAAGTGCTTATGTTAAAGCTAAACTCGATACAGAAGAAGTTAACCAAAAATTATACCCTCATGTACCTCGTGACAAATACATCTGCTTCTATAACATGAGCAAAAAACGTGAAGGTGATGACAACTGGTTCATGCTACCACCACAAGAACGAGGCATGTTGATGAAATCTCACGGTGAACTTGGTAAAACATACCTAGACGTTTTATCCGAATTTACAACAGGTGGCTGTGGCCTAGATGACTGGGAATGGGGCATTACAATCTTCAGTAATGACGACATCCAATTCAAAAAAATCGTATACGATATGCGCTTTGAAGTAGCCAGTGCAAAATACGGCATCTTCAGCGACTTCTACGTTGGTACCATCATCGACGATGCACTACTAGAAGAAATCTTTGGATAA
- a CDS encoding MFS transporter, translated as MSELKMPQVGASRSEIVANWQPENPEFWEKFGKKIAKQNLVISTIALTLSFCVWYLWATIAAQLNGAGFNFTTDQLFTLAALPGLVGATLRFVYTYMPALIGGKNWTFISTLILLVPVVWLGFAVQDTTTSYMTFMILTALIGLAGANFSSSMAYIGNFFPKSEKGTALGINGGVGNLGISVIYFLAPFAMGSAALGSVFGVTPAIIKGNAVYLANAAFMWIVPLVVILALMTRFMDNLPLEKPNPKNLVQIFGNKHTWALTLLYTCSFGAFSGYAAALGLLVGKEFPEIPFASIAFVGPLVAGALRPVGGWLADKINSGTKVTFVSLLGLCATTALIAVGVDMHNFPFFFAMSVLTFVCCGFATGATFRMIPHVFGNPLLSSLITGFVAAVAAYGAFITPKIFGFTYTTFGSIYPAFVALLVFNLVTVAVCYWFYVRKSANMNV; from the coding sequence ATGAGCGAACTAAAAATGCCTCAAGTAGGGGCAAGCCGTAGCGAAATTGTGGCTAATTGGCAACCAGAAAATCCAGAATTTTGGGAAAAGTTTGGTAAAAAAATCGCTAAACAAAACTTGGTTATATCCACAATTGCATTAACACTTTCATTCTGTGTATGGTATTTATGGGCAACCATTGCAGCACAGCTAAACGGTGCAGGCTTTAATTTCACTACAGATCAATTATTTACATTGGCTGCCTTGCCAGGTCTTGTTGGTGCTACATTACGTTTTGTATATACCTACATGCCAGCCTTAATCGGTGGTAAGAACTGGACATTTATTTCCACACTTATTTTATTAGTTCCTGTTGTATGGCTTGGCTTTGCCGTTCAAGATACAACAACTTCTTATATGACATTTATGATTTTAACTGCCCTTATCGGTTTAGCGGGCGCCAACTTCTCGTCCTCCATGGCGTACATTGGCAACTTCTTCCCTAAATCTGAAAAAGGTACAGCTCTTGGTATCAACGGCGGCGTTGGTAACCTTGGTATCTCCGTAATCTACTTCTTAGCTCCATTCGCTATGGGTTCCGCTGCATTAGGTAGCGTATTTGGTGTAACACCAGCTATCATCAAAGGTAATGCAGTATACCTTGCCAATGCGGCTTTCATGTGGATTGTACCACTTGTTGTTATCCTTGCACTTATGACACGTTTCATGGATAACTTACCACTAGAAAAACCAAATCCTAAAAATCTTGTACAAATCTTTGGGAACAAACACACTTGGGCACTTACATTGCTATACACATGTTCCTTCGGTGCCTTCTCTGGTTATGCGGCAGCACTCGGCCTACTAGTCGGCAAGGAATTCCCTGAAATTCCATTTGCATCCATTGCATTTGTTGGTCCCCTTGTTGCAGGTGCTCTTCGTCCTGTAGGCGGTTGGTTAGCCGATAAAATCAATAGTGGTACAAAAGTTACCTTTGTAAGCCTTCTCGGTCTATGTGCAACAACAGCACTAATTGCAGTTGGCGTAGATATGCACAACTTCCCATTCTTCTTTGCTATGTCCGTGTTGACATTCGTATGCTGTGGCTTCGCAACAGGTGCTACATTCCGTATGATTCCTCACGTATTCGGCAATCCATTGCTTTCCTCTTTAATTACAGGTTTCGTTGCTGCCGTAGCTGCATACGGTGCCTTCATTACACCTAAGATCTTCGGTTTCACATATACTACATTCGGTAGTATCTACCCAGCTTTCGTTGCATTACTTGTGTTCAACCTGGTAACAGTAGCTGTGTGCTACTGGTTCTATGTGCGTAAAAGCGCAAATATGAACGTATAA
- a CDS encoding Crp/Fnr family transcriptional regulator: MDENLINQLLALPGEELHLKKGDFLFHEGDKAEHFYVVLKGRMSIKKFESSGHIFALRLVGPNNVIGEVPLYEENTKTYVFNAIAREDCTVYSIRYDLLESAIAKDHSLAIAMMKIYTLHMRRQQAKYRDLLLYGKKGAFYSTLLRLANSYGVKREDGIFIDIALTNQELAEFAATSRESLNRMLSELRKLGYVAYDKHHLVICDFDALIGLLDLEVDNIDPNISNIE, translated from the coding sequence ATGGATGAAAATTTAATTAACCAATTACTTGCTTTGCCGGGCGAGGAACTCCATCTTAAAAAAGGTGATTTTCTCTTCCACGAGGGGGACAAGGCAGAACACTTTTACGTAGTGTTAAAAGGTAGAATGAGCATTAAGAAATTCGAATCTAGTGGGCACATTTTTGCGCTACGATTAGTAGGACCGAATAATGTAATTGGTGAGGTTCCGTTGTATGAGGAGAACACAAAAACATACGTGTTCAACGCCATCGCTCGGGAGGATTGCACTGTTTATTCCATTCGCTATGATTTGTTAGAATCAGCTATTGCAAAAGATCATTCATTGGCTATTGCGATGATGAAAATCTATACATTACATATGCGGCGTCAACAGGCAAAATACCGAGACTTGCTGTTATACGGCAAGAAGGGAGCATTTTATTCTACCTTGTTGCGCTTAGCCAATAGTTATGGTGTGAAGCGCGAGGATGGTATCTTTATCGATATCGCTTTAACAAATCAAGAGCTAGCTGAATTTGCTGCCACATCAAGAGAAAGTTTAAATCGCATGCTAAGTGAGTTGCGTAAGTTGGGCTATGTAGCCTATGATAAACACCATCTAGTAATCTGTGATTTTGATGCTTTAATCGGATTGCTTGATTTAGAGGTTGATAATATAGACCCTAATATTAGTAATATCGAATAA